A genomic segment from Arcobacter acticola encodes:
- a CDS encoding ethanolamine ammonia-lyase subunit EutB, which yields MKNSYKFMLGNRIYNFKNLADLMAKATPKRSGDLLAGVSAHSSQERVVAQMRLAEVPLKTFLNEMLIPYEDDEITRLIIDDHDTEAFKLISHLTVGDFRDWLLSDTTTVELIQKARTGITPEMAAAVSKIMRNQDLIMVAKKCPVVTSFRNTIGLPNQLSTRLQPNHPTDDVMGIAASILDGLLYGNGDAVIGINPATDNVEQTIKLLKLMDDVIQKYEIPTQSCVLTHVTNTIEAIEKGAPVDLVFQSIGGTQATNSSFGVDLKILKEAHEAGLSLNRGTVGNNVMYFETGQGSSLSANANFGLDQQTCEARAYAVAKKFDPLLVNTVVGFIGPEYLFDGKEITRAGLEDHFCGKLLGLPMGCDICYTNHADADQNDMDNLLTLLGVAGCNFIMGIPGSDDIMLNYQTTSFHDALYARRVLNLKPAPEFAVWLEKMEIFKNMDKCILNEKMPQTFFKSLSNVIGSK from the coding sequence ATGAAAAATTCTTATAAATTTATGTTAGGGAATAGAATATACAATTTTAAAAATTTAGCTGATCTTATGGCAAAAGCAACACCTAAACGTTCAGGAGATTTACTTGCAGGTGTCTCTGCTCATTCATCACAAGAAAGAGTTGTTGCCCAAATGCGTTTAGCAGAAGTTCCTCTTAAAACATTTTTAAATGAGATGTTGATTCCCTATGAAGATGATGAAATTACAAGATTGATTATTGATGACCATGATACCGAAGCTTTTAAATTAATTTCACATTTAACAGTAGGAGATTTTCGTGACTGGTTATTAAGTGATACTACAACTGTAGAATTAATTCAAAAAGCAAGAACTGGAATAACTCCAGAAATGGCAGCAGCAGTTAGTAAAATAATGAGAAATCAAGATTTAATAATGGTTGCTAAAAAATGTCCAGTTGTTACGTCTTTTAGAAATACTATTGGTTTACCAAATCAACTTTCAACAAGACTTCAGCCAAATCATCCAACAGATGATGTCATGGGAATTGCTGCAAGTATTTTAGATGGCTTATTATATGGAAATGGTGATGCTGTTATTGGTATAAATCCAGCAACCGATAATGTAGAGCAAACAATAAAACTTTTAAAACTTATGGATGATGTTATTCAAAAATATGAAATTCCAACTCAATCATGTGTTTTAACGCATGTTACAAATACTATAGAAGCTATTGAAAAAGGAGCTCCAGTTGATTTAGTATTTCAATCAATTGGCGGAACACAAGCTACAAATTCTAGTTTTGGTGTGGATTTAAAAATCTTAAAAGAAGCTCATGAAGCTGGCCTTTCATTAAATCGTGGAACAGTTGGAAATAATGTTATGTATTTTGAAACAGGACAAGGAAGTTCACTTTCAGCTAATGCTAATTTTGGATTAGATCAACAAACTTGTGAAGCAAGAGCTTATGCAGTTGCAAAAAAATTCGATCCACTTTTAGTAAATACAGTTGTTGGATTCATAGGCCCTGAATATCTTTTTGATGGAAAAGAAATTACAAGAGCAGGGTTGGAAGATCATTTTTGTGGAAAATTATTAGGACTGCCAATGGGGTGTGATATTTGTTATACAAATCACGCTGATGCCGATCAAAATGATATGGATAACTTATTAACATTATTAGGTGTTGCAGGATGTAACTTTATCATGGGAATTCCTGGAAGTGACGATATTATGCTTAATTATCAAACTACGTCTTTTCATGACGCTTTATATGCAAGACGAGTTTTAAATCTAAAACCAGCTCCTGAGTTTGCAGTATGGCTTGAAAAAATGGAAATATTTAAAAACATGGATAAATGTATTTTAAATGAAAAAATGCCACAAACTTTTTTTAAATCTTTATCAAACGTAATAGGAAGTAAATAA
- the eutC gene encoding ethanolamine ammonia-lyase subunit EutC yields MNNLEKTDSKSLITENPWNLLRDYTDARIGLGRTGVSIPTSHSLAFQLAHAQAQDTVHLPLDIEHVYDQINNNNLNPENFLPILLHSQATSRTIYLQRPDLGRRLNSDSIEKLEKINLDKNEPFDLSIVIVDGLSSLAIKENAVNYIEKLLSALTNDSQKWEIAPLVIVQQGRVAIGDEVSELLKAKISLVLIGERPGLSSPDSLGLYLTWNPKVGLTDASRNCISNVRSEGLSYEEAVKKTMYLLKESRRLELSGVNLKDRTTSDVIENNINEENFLIK; encoded by the coding sequence ATGAATAATTTAGAAAAAACAGATTCAAAATCACTTATTACAGAAAATCCTTGGAATTTATTAAGAGATTATACAGATGCAAGAATTGGATTAGGAAGAACAGGTGTTAGTATTCCAACTTCACACTCTTTAGCTTTTCAATTAGCCCATGCCCAAGCTCAAGATACTGTTCATTTACCTCTTGATATAGAACACGTATATGACCAAATTAATAACAATAATCTAAATCCAGAAAATTTTCTTCCTATTTTATTGCATTCTCAAGCTACAAGTAGAACGATATATTTACAAAGACCAGATTTAGGTCGTAGATTAAATAGTGATTCAATAGAAAAATTAGAAAAAATAAATTTAGACAAAAATGAACCATTTGATTTATCAATTGTAATAGTTGACGGCTTATCTTCACTTGCAATAAAAGAAAATGCTGTTAATTATATTGAAAAGTTATTAAGTGCTTTAACAAATGATTCACAAAAATGGGAAATTGCACCTTTAGTAATTGTTCAACAAGGAAGAGTTGCTATTGGTGATGAAGTTTCAGAATTATTAAAAGCAAAAATTTCTTTAGTTTTAATAGGTGAAAGACCAGGTTTAAGCTCTCCTGATAGCTTAGGTTTATATTTAACATGGAATCCAAAAGTTGGATTAACAGACGCTAGTAGAAATTGTATTTCAAATGTTAGGAGTGAAGGATTATCTTATGAGGAGGCTGTAAAAAAAACAATGTATTTATTAAAAGAATCAAGAAGATTAGAATTATCAGGTGTAAATTTAAAAGATAGAACAACAAGTGATGTAATAGAAAATAATATTAATGAAGAAAATTTTTTAATTAAATAA
- the eat gene encoding ethanolamine permease, with translation MKNAHIDENYLAKRQLKRGTAGWVLLAGLGISYVISGDFAGWNFGIAHAGWGGFAIAAGLMAIMYFCLVLSLAEMSASIPAAGGGYSFARQVMGPAGGYLTGLAILIEYALAPAAIVIFIGSAVEALTGFNGPLVYALFYIVFISIHLIGAGEALKTMMVISALAIFAIIATAVALIGNFDSTKLFDIAVSTEAAGASEFLPFGWYGVWAALPFGMWLFLAVEGVPLAAEEAKNPEKDVPKGIIAAMIFLLFTAVLVVFLLAGVAGADAIGKSAVPLVDALNINGNTTLATTVNVLGLAGLVASFFSIIYGYSRLVFALSRAGYLPQFLSLTSKKKTPTWALIVPGVLGFLASLTGEGDLMLAMAVVGATISYALMSLSHILLRVKNPDMPRPYKTPGGVVTSGIAFVLSLVALTGVYAFDPRAFNYTIILYIIGALYFFMYSKNHLVAKTADEEFAMLEKAESDLAHELG, from the coding sequence ATGAAAAATGCTCATATAGATGAAAATTATCTAGCTAAAAGACAACTAAAAAGAGGAACTGCTGGTTGGGTATTATTAGCAGGTTTAGGTATTTCATATGTAATTTCAGGAGATTTTGCAGGATGGAATTTTGGTATTGCCCATGCCGGTTGGGGTGGATTTGCAATTGCTGCTGGTTTGATGGCAATTATGTATTTTTGTTTGGTTTTATCATTAGCAGAAATGTCAGCTTCAATTCCTGCAGCTGGTGGTGGATATAGTTTTGCAAGACAAGTAATGGGACCAGCTGGTGGATATTTAACAGGACTTGCAATATTGATAGAATATGCCTTAGCGCCAGCTGCAATTGTTATATTTATAGGTTCTGCAGTTGAAGCTCTTACAGGATTTAATGGGCCATTAGTTTATGCATTATTTTATATTGTTTTCATATCTATTCATTTAATAGGTGCAGGGGAAGCTTTAAAAACAATGATGGTAATTAGTGCTTTAGCCATATTTGCAATTATCGCAACAGCAGTTGCTTTAATAGGAAATTTTGATTCAACAAAACTATTTGATATTGCAGTATCAACAGAAGCAGCGGGGGCTAGTGAATTTTTACCTTTTGGTTGGTATGGTGTTTGGGCAGCACTTCCATTTGGTATGTGGTTATTTTTAGCGGTTGAAGGTGTTCCTTTAGCTGCTGAAGAAGCTAAGAATCCAGAGAAAGACGTACCAAAAGGTATTATTGCAGCTATGATTTTTTTACTTTTTACAGCTGTATTAGTAGTATTTTTATTAGCAGGTGTTGCAGGAGCTGATGCTATTGGTAAAAGTGCTGTTCCTTTAGTTGATGCATTAAATATAAATGGAAATACAACATTAGCAACAACGGTAAATGTTTTAGGATTAGCTGGATTAGTTGCTTCATTTTTCTCAATTATATATGGATATAGTAGATTAGTATTTGCACTTTCAAGAGCAGGATATTTGCCACAATTCTTATCATTAACAAGTAAGAAGAAAACTCCAACATGGGCTTTAATAGTTCCAGGTGTTTTAGGTTTTCTTGCATCATTAACAGGTGAGGGTGATTTAATGTTAGCTATGGCTGTTGTCGGAGCTACAATATCTTATGCATTAATGTCATTAAGTCATATTTTATTAAGAGTTAAAAATCCAGATATGCCAAGACCATACAAAACACCAGGAGGAGTTGTAACTTCAGGTATCGCATTTGTATTATCTTTAGTCGCTTTGACAGGAGTTTATGCTTTTGATCCCAGAGCATTTAACTATACAATTATTTTATATATAATTGGAGCTTTATACTTCTTTATGTATAGTAAAAATCATTTAGTTGCAAAAACAGCAGATGAAGAGTTTGCAATGTTAGAAAAAGCAGAATCAGATTTAGCCCATGAATTAGGTTAA
- a CDS encoding AEC family transporter, with the protein MSLIFSALIPVFALILIGYFFKRIKFPSHEFWPQADKLTYYVLMPALLIFKLSNASLEAQNSFGFILSALLAIFFTMIVLMIVNKIKPSNPAAFTSVVQGGIRFNTYVFLALAGAIFGNDGLVLSAILLTFAIPFINILCITIFALYVGNDKLNFIYLLKSIITNPLIIACVVGGSINFLGIQLPIILNNTLEVLSKAALPMGLLSVGFGLVIKEIKSSKSELIISSIAKHLLLPFFIFILGKYFGLDDMMLSILVLFAVLPTAPSSFILARQLCGDIGLMSSIITVQTLVSALFIILFLKFFV; encoded by the coding sequence ATGTCATTAATTTTCTCTGCTTTAATTCCTGTTTTTGCACTTATATTAATAGGGTATTTTTTCAAAAGAATAAAATTTCCATCACATGAATTTTGGCCACAAGCTGATAAATTAACTTATTATGTTTTAATGCCTGCTCTTTTGATTTTCAAATTATCAAATGCTTCACTTGAAGCACAAAATAGTTTTGGTTTTATTTTATCTGCACTTTTAGCAATATTTTTTACAATGATTGTTCTTATGATTGTAAATAAAATAAAACCCTCAAATCCTGCTGCATTTACTTCTGTGGTTCAAGGTGGAATAAGATTTAATACTTATGTCTTTTTAGCACTTGCAGGAGCAATTTTTGGGAATGATGGATTAGTTTTATCAGCAATCTTATTAACATTTGCAATACCATTTATAAATATTTTATGTATTACAATTTTTGCACTTTATGTGGGCAATGATAAATTAAATTTCATTTATTTACTTAAATCTATTATTACAAATCCTTTAATAATTGCTTGTGTTGTAGGTGGAAGTATAAATTTTCTTGGAATTCAATTACCTATAATACTAAATAATACACTTGAAGTATTAAGTAAAGCAGCTCTTCCAATGGGACTTTTATCAGTTGGATTTGGACTTGTAATAAAAGAGATTAAATCTTCAAAAAGCGAACTTATTATTTCAAGCATTGCAAAACATTTACTTCTTCCTTTTTTCATATTTATTCTTGGAAAATATTTTGGTTTAGATGATATGATGTTATCAATTTTGGTTTTATTCGCAGTTTTGCCAACAGCACCTAGCTCTTTTATTCTTGCACGTCAATTATGTGGAGATATTGGATTAATGTCAAGTATAATAACAGTGCAAACGCTAGTGTCTGCACTGTTTATAATACTCTTTTTAAAGTTCTTTGTTTAA
- a CDS encoding YhcH/YjgK/YiaL family protein, which yields MAIFGTIETVKAQINNPSFEKALLYIDKLQDKNSDEYKSLLNIELDECNKIVLDEHCFVLEQAYISKNKEDCFFESHRKYIDIQYIFEGEEIMEVENLSNLQVTTAYKEDLDYAKYSQSKDSSILKIRKNELAIFFPQDAHMPCIRLDENKKVIKAVLKISVNS from the coding sequence ATGGCAATTTTTGGAACTATAGAAACAGTTAAAGCACAAATTAATAATCCTAGTTTTGAAAAGGCCTTATTATACATTGATAAACTTCAAGACAAAAATTCTGATGAATATAAAAGTCTTTTAAATATAGAACTTGATGAGTGTAATAAAATAGTATTGGATGAACACTGTTTTGTTTTAGAACAAGCTTATATTAGTAAAAATAAAGAAGATTGTTTTTTTGAATCACATAGAAAATATATTGATATTCAATATATTTTTGAGGGTGAAGAAATTATGGAAGTTGAAAACTTATCAAATCTTCAAGTTACAACTGCTTATAAAGAAGATTTAGATTATGCTAAATATTCACAATCTAAAGATTCTTCAATTTTAAAAATAAGAAAAAATGAACTTGCAATATTTTTTCCACAAGATGCTCATATGCCTTGTATTAGATTAGATGAAAATAAGAAAGTTATAAAAGCTGTTTTAAAAATATCTGTAAATAGCTAG
- a CDS encoding glucose-6-phosphate isomerase gives MKNNLYYPQISLSNEEIFSEIKKERESIGYYSLPHVDITDLKIRLDNLNFTQKQIAIIGIGGSTLGTYAIYNFMKYNKQHSKTLKKELFFFESTDPVNLNGTISQLNLEDTLFIVISKSGTTIETISIFKYLMSIIKIDKSNLLVITEHDSKLNTFATTNDINSFEIPKDVGGRFSVLSNVGLVPLYLAGFNIDELLRSAKKISTSFFEQHELYDHLIKKARTYYEFKDVYNINAIFSYSQLLEGFNKWYVQLWGESLGKIDINNTNQGLTPIGLLGPVDQHSFLQLIVEGKSDKTLTFIKIKDFKDDTKIAPITLAGLEDLDYINNLNFKELINQQADATIASVKECKKDIPIDIIEIENISEYEIGKLLFYYELLTSIVGKFLRINTYDQPGVEGGKIILKEMLKK, from the coding sequence GTGAAAAATAATCTATATTATCCACAAATATCATTAAGTAATGAAGAGATCTTTAGTGAAATAAAAAAAGAAAGAGAAAGTATTGGATACTATTCTCTTCCTCATGTAGATATTACTGATTTAAAAATTAGACTTGATAATCTTAATTTTACTCAAAAACAAATTGCAATTATTGGTATTGGTGGAAGTACTTTAGGGACTTATGCTATTTATAATTTTATGAAATATAACAAACAGCATAGTAAGACACTTAAAAAAGAACTTTTCTTTTTTGAAAGTACGGATCCTGTTAATTTAAATGGAACTATAAGTCAACTTAATTTAGAAGATACTTTATTTATTGTTATTTCAAAATCTGGAACAACAATAGAAACTATTTCTATATTTAAATATTTGATGTCAATTATAAAAATTGATAAATCTAATTTACTTGTAATTACTGAGCATGATAGTAAATTAAATACTTTTGCTACTACAAATGATATTAACTCTTTTGAAATACCAAAAGATGTTGGTGGAAGATTTTCAGTACTTTCAAATGTTGGATTAGTTCCTTTATATCTTGCTGGATTTAATATAGATGAATTATTAAGAAGTGCGAAGAAAATTTCAACTTCATTTTTTGAACAACATGAGTTATATGACCATTTAATCAAAAAAGCTAGAACATATTATGAATTTAAAGATGTTTATAATATTAATGCAATTTTTTCATATTCTCAATTACTTGAAGGTTTTAATAAATGGTATGTTCAACTTTGGGGAGAAAGCCTTGGTAAAATTGATATAAACAATACAAATCAAGGTTTAACACCAATTGGTCTTTTAGGACCTGTTGATCAACATTCATTCTTACAATTAATAGTTGAAGGAAAATCTGATAAAACATTAACTTTTATAAAAATAAAAGATTTTAAAGATGATACTAAAATTGCACCTATAACTCTTGCTGGATTGGAAGATCTTGATTATATAAATAATCTTAACTTCAAAGAGCTTATTAACCAACAAGCAGATGCTACAATTGCTTCTGTAAAAGAGTGTAAAAAAGATATTCCAATTGATATAATTGAGATTGAAAATATTAGTGAATATGAAATTGGAAAACTTCTATTCTATTATGAACTTTTAACTTCAATCGTTGGAAAATTTTTAAGAATTAATACTTATGATCAACCAGGTGTTGAGGGTGGTAAAATTATTCTTAAAGAAATGCTAAAAAAATAA
- the galU gene encoding UTP--glucose-1-phosphate uridylyltransferase GalU yields MNKNSPIKKCLFPAAGYGTRFLPATKATPKEMLPVLTKPLIQYGVEEAIAAGMDTMAIVTGRGKRAIEDHFDISYELENQIKGTSKEHYLNEIRAVITKCTFSYTRQIEMKGLGHAILCGETLIGDQPFAVVLADDLCDAPEKGVLAQMVELYKKYHCSIVAIEEVPKEDTNKYGVIAGNEIEPGIFMVKDMVEKPEPEVAPSNLAIIGRYILTPDIFDIIRETKPGKGGEVQITDALLTQAKKGMVLAFKFNGQRFDCGSIDGFVQATNYFYEKETKKEIEKAAKKPTGAK; encoded by the coding sequence ATGAATAAAAATAGCCCAATTAAAAAATGTTTATTCCCAGCAGCGGGATACGGTACAAGATTTTTACCTGCTACAAAAGCTACACCAAAAGAGATGTTACCTGTTTTAACAAAACCCCTAATTCAATATGGAGTTGAAGAAGCAATTGCAGCTGGTATGGATACAATGGCAATAGTAACTGGTCGTGGTAAAAGAGCTATTGAAGATCATTTTGATATTTCTTATGAACTTGAAAATCAAATTAAAGGTACTAGCAAAGAACATTATTTAAATGAAATTAGAGCTGTAATTACTAAATGTACTTTCTCATATACTAGACAAATTGAAATGAAAGGATTAGGTCATGCAATTTTATGTGGTGAAACACTAATTGGTGATCAACCTTTTGCAGTTGTTCTTGCAGATGACCTTTGTGATGCTCCTGAAAAAGGTGTATTAGCACAAATGGTAGAGTTATACAAAAAATATCATTGTTCAATTGTTGCAATTGAAGAAGTTCCAAAAGAAGATACAAATAAATATGGTGTTATTGCTGGAAATGAAATTGAACCTGGAATTTTTATGGTAAAAGACATGGTTGAAAAACCTGAACCTGAAGTTGCACCTTCAAACTTAGCAATTATTGGAAGATATATTTTAACTCCAGACATTTTTGATATTATTAGAGAAACAAAACCTGGTAAAGGTGGAGAAGTTCAAATTACTGATGCACTTTTAACACAAGCAAAAAAAGGTATGGTTTTAGCATTTAAATTTAATGGACAAAGATTTGACTGTGGAAGTATTGATGGATTTGTTCAAGCAACGAACTATTTTTATGAAAAAGAAACAAAAAAAGAAATAGAAAAAGCAGCTAAGAAACCAACTGGAGCTAAGTAG